One Pseudodesulfovibrio cashew DNA window includes the following coding sequences:
- a CDS encoding CPBP family intramembrane glutamic endopeptidase, producing the protein MNGKGYLWGELLTLFGVVPLVYFLSPVHLPKIPLLLVFFFGCLFALRRSESFDQRELLHPLRGHGESIKWIVARAALVAVLCLGVVALLEPALLFGFPRTRPWLWLMVMVLYPLLSAYPQELIYRAFFFHRYRAILPSEAGLVWASTLAFAFLHVIFGNWVAVGLTIPAGYLFSRTYVRTGSLFLASIEHALYGCIIFTTGLGRYFYTPS; encoded by the coding sequence ATGAACGGGAAGGGCTATCTTTGGGGCGAATTGCTGACACTCTTCGGGGTGGTACCGCTGGTGTATTTCCTCAGCCCTGTTCACCTTCCCAAGATTCCGCTGTTACTGGTCTTTTTCTTCGGATGTCTATTTGCGCTGAGGCGGAGCGAGTCCTTTGATCAGCGTGAACTGCTGCATCCCCTGCGCGGGCACGGCGAGTCGATCAAGTGGATTGTGGCTAGGGCCGCGCTGGTGGCCGTCCTCTGCCTGGGCGTGGTGGCGTTGCTGGAACCCGCCCTGTTGTTCGGCTTCCCAAGGACCCGCCCGTGGCTCTGGCTGATGGTCATGGTCCTCTATCCGCTGCTTTCCGCCTATCCCCAGGAACTCATCTATCGGGCGTTCTTCTTCCACCGTTATCGTGCGATTCTGCCCTCCGAGGCAGGATTGGTCTGGGCGAGTACCCTGGCCTTCGCTTTTTTGCACGTCATCTTCGGTAACTGGGTCGCGGTGGGGCTGACCATCCCGGCGGGGTACCTGTTCTCGCGCACTTACGTGCGTACCGGGTCCCTGTTTCTGGCCTCCATTGAGCACGCGCTCTACGGATGCATCATTTTTACCACCGGACTTGGGCGCTACTTCTACACGCCCTCATGA
- a CDS encoding iron-containing alcohol dehydrogenase: MQFQFSTASRIIFRPGAAKAIPELTAELGQRPCLVTGGNPERTSELEEALRPAATVRISGEPDTGAALDAARLARDAECDMVVAVGGGSAMDTGKVVAALISNTGDIFDYLEVVGKGLPLSEKPVPLITVPTTAGTGSEVTANGVLLVREQGVKVSLRNTAMIADVAVIDPELTLSVPPAVTAATGMDALAQLMEAYVSTRSTPMTSGLCREGLIRAATSLPIAYEDGLDLPAREDMALAALFSGIALANAGLGAVHGFAAPIGGAFAAPHGAVCGCLLPHVMRANIRALRHREPDSPALFAYNEIAVILSGDVTASAEDGADWVGELCHELEIPSLSAMGVTPDHFDQLAAKAESASSMRGNPVALSREELTGILEAAI, encoded by the coding sequence ATGCAGTTCCAATTCTCCACCGCCTCCCGCATCATTTTCCGCCCCGGCGCGGCAAAAGCCATCCCAGAACTCACAGCAGAGCTGGGCCAACGCCCGTGTCTGGTGACGGGCGGCAACCCGGAGCGCACCAGCGAACTGGAAGAGGCCCTGCGCCCCGCCGCGACCGTTCGTATTTCCGGGGAGCCGGACACGGGAGCCGCCCTCGACGCGGCCCGCCTGGCGCGGGACGCCGAATGCGACATGGTGGTTGCAGTGGGTGGAGGCTCAGCCATGGACACCGGCAAGGTGGTGGCCGCGCTCATCTCCAACACGGGAGATATTTTCGACTACCTGGAAGTGGTCGGCAAGGGGCTGCCTCTCAGTGAAAAACCGGTCCCGCTGATCACTGTCCCCACCACGGCGGGCACCGGGTCCGAGGTCACGGCCAACGGAGTCCTCCTCGTCCGCGAACAGGGCGTCAAAGTCAGCCTGCGCAATACGGCCATGATCGCCGATGTAGCCGTCATCGACCCGGAACTCACCCTGTCGGTGCCCCCGGCGGTCACTGCCGCCACCGGCATGGACGCCCTGGCCCAGCTCATGGAGGCCTATGTCTCCACCAGATCCACCCCCATGACCAGCGGCCTGTGCCGGGAGGGCCTGATCCGCGCCGCCACCTCCCTGCCCATCGCCTACGAGGATGGCCTTGACCTGCCGGCGCGCGAGGACATGGCGTTGGCCGCCCTGTTCTCAGGCATCGCCCTGGCCAACGCAGGGCTCGGCGCGGTCCACGGTTTCGCCGCGCCCATCGGCGGCGCCTTTGCCGCGCCCCATGGAGCGGTGTGCGGCTGCCTGCTCCCCCATGTCATGCGGGCCAACATCCGCGCCCTGCGCCACAGGGAACCGGATTCGCCCGCCCTGTTCGCCTACAATGAGATCGCGGTCATCCTGAGCGGAGACGTGACCGCCAGCGCCGAAGACGGCGCGGATTGGGTCGGGGAACTTTGCCATGAACTGGAAATCCCTAGCCTGTCCGCTATGGGAGTCACCCCGGACCACTTTGACCAACTGGCGGCCAAAGCCGAGAGCGCCAGCAGCATGCGAGGCAACCCCGTGGCCCTGTCGCGGGAGGAACTCACCGGCATTCTTGAGGCGGCTATCTAG
- a CDS encoding amylo-alpha-1,6-glucosidase, translated as MNRISRDECVNTETATRKEWLDTNGLGGYASSTIINCHTRKYHGLLIASLKEPRGRFVLLSKVETSLLHDGKEFHLSTNKYPGVYHPTGHQFVAGFEQGLYPAITYRIGDALIRKTMLMVHGSNTVLLRYELLEGNVSPTLRIRPLLAYRDIHSLTRENLFLRPKSYPERNGRKIQPYKGMPPLYMGTNRTSEFLPGPKWFTNVEYLVERDRGFDYQEDLFCPGVFEMHLQKGKPVIFAASTEPLGNLERTRKKEIERREAAFAECKDRSKHVRLLKYQAGQFLIRNASGFASVVAGYHWFGEWGRDTMIALPGLAFGTGRREFGEEVLAAYAGLERDGLLPNYLDQSSEHLAYNSVDASLWFFWTVQEYLKAKGKKRFVMERLFPAMRNIVQAHLDGRVPLCAVHDDGLLHAGNAGTQLTWMDAQAYGKPVTPRHGAAVEINALWYNALRFFLEIAPKDDELADQARDASDRLAAHFVERFWNDRDNCLSDVVNEDGQDRSIRPNQIFAVSLPYSMLDTEQMRAIISVVQAHLLTPYGLRTLSPRSGRYSPFYRGDADARDSAYHQGMVWPWLAGHFGEALLRQAEDKTGTRGFLRKYFKPILRAFPEDFGIASVPELYTGNPPHVPKGTIAQAWSVAEAVRLNKLLREK; from the coding sequence ATGAATCGAATTTCCAGGGATGAGTGCGTCAACACGGAAACAGCAACCCGCAAGGAATGGCTGGATACCAATGGCCTGGGCGGCTACGCGTCGAGCACCATCATCAATTGCCATACCCGCAAGTATCACGGGCTGCTCATAGCCTCGCTCAAGGAGCCGAGGGGCAGATTTGTCCTCCTCTCCAAGGTAGAGACGTCGCTCCTGCACGACGGCAAGGAATTTCACCTTTCCACCAACAAGTATCCGGGAGTGTATCATCCCACCGGGCACCAATTCGTGGCCGGTTTCGAACAAGGGCTCTATCCGGCCATCACCTATCGCATCGGCGACGCCCTGATCCGGAAGACCATGCTCATGGTCCATGGCAGCAACACCGTGTTGCTCCGCTACGAACTGCTGGAGGGTAATGTCAGCCCGACCTTACGCATACGCCCGCTGCTGGCCTACCGGGACATCCACTCCCTGACCCGGGAGAACCTCTTCCTGCGGCCCAAATCCTACCCGGAGCGCAACGGACGCAAGATCCAGCCATATAAAGGCATGCCCCCGCTGTACATGGGCACGAACCGAACCAGTGAATTCCTGCCCGGCCCCAAATGGTTCACCAACGTGGAATACCTCGTCGAACGCGACCGTGGATTCGACTATCAGGAAGACCTGTTCTGCCCCGGCGTGTTCGAAATGCACCTGCAAAAGGGCAAACCGGTCATCTTCGCCGCGTCCACTGAACCGCTGGGCAACCTGGAGCGGACCAGAAAGAAGGAAATCGAACGGCGCGAAGCCGCCTTTGCCGAATGCAAGGATCGCAGCAAGCACGTACGCCTGCTCAAGTACCAGGCGGGCCAGTTCCTGATCCGCAACGCCTCGGGATTCGCCTCGGTGGTGGCGGGCTACCACTGGTTCGGCGAATGGGGCCGCGACACCATGATCGCCTTGCCCGGCCTCGCCTTCGGCACAGGACGCCGAGAGTTCGGCGAGGAGGTCCTCGCCGCCTACGCGGGTCTGGAAAGAGACGGTCTGCTGCCCAATTACCTGGACCAGTCATCAGAGCATCTGGCCTACAACTCCGTGGACGCCTCTCTGTGGTTCTTCTGGACCGTGCAGGAGTATCTCAAGGCCAAGGGAAAAAAGCGCTTCGTCATGGAAAGGCTCTTCCCTGCCATGCGCAACATCGTCCAGGCCCACCTCGACGGACGGGTTCCCCTGTGCGCCGTGCACGACGACGGCCTGCTCCACGCGGGCAACGCAGGAACCCAACTGACCTGGATGGACGCCCAGGCCTACGGCAAGCCGGTCACACCCCGGCACGGTGCGGCAGTGGAAATCAACGCCCTGTGGTACAATGCCCTGCGCTTCTTCCTGGAGATCGCCCCCAAGGATGATGAACTGGCAGACCAAGCCCGAGATGCCTCCGACCGGCTTGCGGCACATTTTGTCGAACGCTTCTGGAATGATCGGGATAATTGCCTGAGCGACGTGGTCAACGAAGACGGACAGGACCGCAGCATCCGGCCCAACCAGATCTTCGCGGTCTCACTGCCGTACTCCATGTTGGACACCGAACAGATGCGGGCCATCATCAGCGTGGTCCAGGCTCACCTGCTGACGCCCTACGGCCTGCGCACCCTCTCGCCCAGGAGCGGCCGGTACTCGCCCTTCTATCGCGGCGACGCGGACGCGCGCGATTCCGCTTATCACCAGGGTATGGTCTGGCCCTGGCTGGCCGGACACTTCGGCGAGGCCCTGCTGCGCCAGGCAGAGGACAAGACTGGTACCAGGGGCTTTCTGCGCAAGTACTTCAAACCGATTCTCCGTGCCTTCCCTGAGGACTTCGGCATCGCCTCGGTGCCGGAGTTGTATACGGGCAACCCGCCCCACGTCCCCAAGGGCACCATCGCCCAAGCGTGGAGTGTGGCCGAAGCCGTCCGTCTCAACAAACTGCTCAGGGAGAAATGA
- a CDS encoding glycosyltransferase family 4 protein, which produces MRILMFGWEFPPYISGGLGTACLGLTKGLAKLGTDILFVLPRLDSGEEGGHLTLKGANRVRAKIGIREILELRERVSVLEVLSPLRPYLTEKEYRAILESNELLSNEDIVGEVENDFAGGYGGNLMAEIVRYSVVGAHLAASEQFDVIHAHDWMTAPAGIEAKRVSGKPLVVHAHALEFDRSGEHVNQQVYDIERAGFEAADRIIAVSHYTKDIIVKRYSIDPAKISVVHNAVSQERRLGQIRVTKPFKEKLVLFLGRITFQKGPDYFVEAAAKVLENNPHVRFAMAGTGDMFPRMVERMAELRMADKFHFLGFVRGMDVERIYAMSDLYVMPSVSEPFGITPLEAMVFDVPAIVSKQSGVAEILDEAVKIDFWDVDRLAFEILDILEDEKRAGQLTERGRQTLKKIQWDRAAEKVLDVYRQLAGGAA; this is translated from the coding sequence ATGCGCATACTCATGTTCGGGTGGGAGTTCCCCCCCTATATATCAGGAGGCCTCGGAACAGCATGCCTCGGCCTGACCAAGGGATTGGCCAAACTCGGTACAGACATCCTCTTTGTCCTGCCCCGCCTGGATTCAGGCGAGGAAGGCGGACACCTGACCCTCAAGGGCGCCAACCGCGTGCGGGCCAAAATCGGTATCCGCGAAATCCTGGAACTGCGGGAGCGCGTCTCCGTGCTGGAGGTCCTCTCCCCCCTGCGTCCCTATCTGACTGAAAAGGAATACCGAGCCATCCTGGAAAGCAACGAACTGCTGTCCAACGAAGACATTGTCGGCGAGGTGGAAAACGACTTCGCCGGAGGCTACGGCGGCAACCTCATGGCCGAGATAGTCCGCTACAGCGTGGTGGGCGCGCACCTGGCGGCAAGCGAACAGTTCGACGTCATCCACGCCCACGACTGGATGACCGCCCCGGCTGGCATCGAGGCCAAGCGCGTCTCGGGCAAGCCCCTGGTGGTCCACGCTCATGCCCTTGAGTTCGACCGCAGCGGCGAACACGTCAACCAGCAGGTTTACGACATCGAACGCGCCGGTTTCGAAGCTGCGGACAGGATCATCGCGGTCAGCCATTACACCAAGGACATCATTGTCAAACGCTACTCCATCGACCCTGCCAAGATCAGCGTGGTCCACAACGCTGTCTCCCAGGAGCGTAGGTTGGGCCAAATCAGGGTGACCAAACCTTTCAAGGAAAAACTTGTTCTTTTCCTCGGACGGATCACCTTCCAAAAGGGGCCGGACTACTTCGTGGAAGCGGCGGCCAAGGTGCTGGAGAATAACCCGCACGTCCGCTTCGCCATGGCCGGAACCGGCGACATGTTTCCGCGCATGGTGGAACGCATGGCCGAACTGCGCATGGCGGACAAATTCCACTTCCTCGGCTTTGTACGCGGCATGGACGTGGAGCGCATCTACGCCATGAGCGACCTCTATGTCATGCCCAGCGTATCCGAGCCCTTCGGGATCACGCCCCTTGAAGCCATGGTCTTCGACGTCCCCGCCATCGTCTCCAAGCAGTCCGGCGTGGCCGAAATTCTGGACGAGGCCGTAAAGATCGACTTCTGGGATGTGGATCGGCTGGCTTTCGAAATCCTGGACATCCTGGAAGACGAAAAACGGGCCGGACAACTGACAGAACGAGGCAGACAAACCCTGAAAAAGATCCAATGGGACCGGGCCGCCGAAAAGGTCCTCGACGTGTACCGGCAACTGGCGGGAGGTGCGGCATGA
- a CDS encoding glycoside hydrolase family 57 protein — translation MISICFYFQVHQPMRLDKGYSFFDMGRSHHYRDEVANRDILRKVARKCYLPANRMMLDLIEQFRGDFRIAYAITGVALEQFQEFCPEVLDSFRELADTGCVEFIGETHYHSLSFLFSREEFRRQVKMHGRVLKEFFGSSPVTFRNTELIYNNDLALEIEKMGYKVILAEGADQVLGWRSPNFLYQPAGCTRLKAMLKNYRLSDDVAFRFSDRNWDEWPVTTDKFANWVNAIAGNGEVINLFMDYETIGEHQWEDTGIFQFFRSLPGSILSRGDFAFQTPAEAAARLDPMAQLDVPYFTSWADLERDVTAWLGNPMQDQAAELAYSLEDKVLASGDDDIIASWRELLTSDHFYYMCTKWFSDGDVHKYFNPYDTPHQAFITYMNVLNDLALRLDAPAASAD, via the coding sequence ATGATCTCGATCTGCTTCTATTTCCAGGTGCATCAGCCCATGCGCCTGGACAAGGGCTATTCCTTCTTCGACATGGGGCGAAGCCACCACTACCGCGATGAAGTCGCCAACCGGGACATCCTGCGCAAGGTGGCCCGCAAGTGCTACCTGCCCGCCAACCGGATGATGCTCGACCTTATCGAACAGTTCCGTGGCGACTTCCGCATCGCCTATGCCATCACCGGCGTGGCGCTGGAGCAGTTCCAGGAGTTCTGCCCAGAGGTCCTCGACTCCTTCCGGGAACTGGCCGACACCGGGTGCGTGGAGTTCATCGGCGAGACTCACTACCATTCCCTGTCCTTCCTCTTCTCGCGGGAGGAGTTCCGGCGGCAGGTGAAGATGCACGGCAGGGTCCTCAAGGAATTCTTCGGCTCCTCCCCGGTGACCTTCCGCAATACCGAGCTGATCTACAACAACGACCTGGCCCTGGAGATCGAGAAGATGGGCTACAAGGTAATCCTGGCCGAAGGCGCGGACCAGGTCCTGGGCTGGCGCTCGCCCAACTTCCTCTACCAGCCCGCCGGATGCACACGGCTCAAGGCCATGCTCAAGAACTACCGCCTCTCGGATGACGTGGCCTTCCGCTTCTCGGACCGCAACTGGGACGAATGGCCGGTGACCACGGACAAGTTCGCCAACTGGGTCAACGCCATCGCGGGCAACGGCGAGGTGATCAACCTGTTCATGGACTACGAGACCATCGGCGAGCATCAGTGGGAGGATACCGGCATCTTCCAGTTCTTCCGCAGCCTGCCCGGGAGCATCCTGTCGCGCGGCGACTTCGCCTTCCAGACACCTGCGGAAGCGGCAGCGCGGCTGGACCCCATGGCCCAGCTCGACGTGCCCTACTTTACCTCCTGGGCAGACCTGGAGCGCGACGTCACAGCCTGGCTAGGCAACCCCATGCAGGACCAGGCCGCCGAACTGGCATACTCCCTGGAGGACAAGGTCCTCGCCTCCGGCGACGACGACATCATCGCCTCCTGGCGCGAGCTGCTCACAAGCGACCATTTCTATTACATGTGCACCAAGTGGTTCTCGGACGGCGACGTGCACAAGTACTTCAACCCATATGACACACCGCACCAGGCGTTCATCACCTACATGAACGTGCTCAACGACCTGGCGCTCAGGCTGGACGCCCCCGCGGCGTCCGCCGATTAG
- the glgP gene encoding alpha-glucan family phosphorylase, whose protein sequence is MDTSWLVEVSWEVCNKVGGIHTVISSKAAQAMDAFGGRYVAVGPLLDRNPGFTPHDPPKEILPTLGRLKEKGIETAVGRWDAPGNPWVLLIGFQGAFPAHDKLLFQLWNDFGVDSMAGGWDYIEPVLFSTAAAMAIKELHDDVEEVADVFAHFHEWMSGAGVLYLKKHAPGVSTVLTTHATMLGRAMSGSGVDIYERLEEIEPSQEAKVFGVSAKHSMESVSAREADCFTTVSNITRREASNLLGTNPAVVTVNGFNLEGFAEPSAMAKTREIARKRLLDLASRFLERDLDPKKTLLVATSGRYEFHNKGIDLLIDSMGDIDGELAGSGTTVVTFLLVTCGYAGLSDAARRRMPKENYSLQKYAGIATHHLGDAEQDPIIRRCRERGLNNTPDNGCCAIFIPVYLDGNDGVLNLEYYDALAGMDLTVFPSFYEPWGYTPMESAAFAVPTVTSDRAGFGQWVMEKHPEGHPGVHVLDRLDDDYDTARANLSKFLRQFTGWSDDERAYRSAEARRIAEEATWEHFYPRYIEAYERAAGIRTERVAGVQRMAAAPGQEISFTGVNTTQPRLRAFTVITELPQALARLREVANNLWWVWHRDAQELFEWIDEDKWRKCGHNPVLFLDTMDRDRLNHLAGDIEFMARFSSILERFDAYMEEKERANTQGITWDNPISYFSMEFGLHESIPVYSGGLGLLAGDHIKSASDLNLPFVGISLLYKNGYFHQRINGNGDQVVEYRENDFATMPITPLHNGETEKILISVDLPGRHVFAQIWEVHVGRATLYLLDTDVVENSRSDRDISSRLYEPSSKGRIEQEIILGVGGVRLLKALDIDPSIYHLNEGHSAFLLFERIRQLMLLEGLDFASAKEVVRGSTVFTMHTPVPAGNERFEKSLVENYFRNYAEEMGVPWDSLWNLGHIYAEEADHLNMTVLALQLSCIRNGVSKLHGDVSRRMWMDLWRGFLLGEIPIGHVTNGVHITSWLDERIRHDIESSCNISVHRHLLEGDGWDCLDAVDERRLWDTHVALKHRLYDEVARSISDQWIREGEPPNRLSAFLAALNPDHLTLCFARRCTAYKRPTLLFHNLQRAKEILCNPEKPVNIIFAGKAHPADTIGSSYINLICRLAKQDDFLGRVIFLEGYDIRLARLLVSGADVWLNNPTRLMEASGTSGMKAAVNGVPNCSILDGWWDEAFDGHNGWAVGSGLVYENQVNQDIVDADNLYASLETEVVPAFYERGGDGVPHAWLERMKASMKTGFNQYGTHRMVRNYIDDLYLPAMDLTARRNRQGYALAQELGDWQKRLPGRFATVTIKEVQVEGIRGNVFKLGGTLTLKVKIDKGQMLEEELLVELVAATQDEERIVDCVSMHLKHTEGNTLEFSTDYTPHVSGPLRYGVRVIPMHPGLVGKCEPRLVRWS, encoded by the coding sequence ATGGATACCAGTTGGCTTGTCGAAGTTTCTTGGGAAGTCTGCAACAAGGTGGGCGGCATCCACACCGTCATCAGCAGCAAGGCGGCCCAGGCCATGGACGCCTTCGGCGGACGCTATGTTGCCGTGGGCCCGCTTCTGGACCGCAACCCCGGTTTCACGCCGCACGATCCGCCAAAAGAGATTCTGCCCACCCTGGGACGACTCAAGGAAAAGGGCATCGAGACCGCCGTGGGGCGCTGGGACGCACCCGGCAATCCATGGGTCCTGCTCATCGGGTTCCAGGGAGCCTTTCCGGCCCACGACAAACTCCTCTTCCAGCTCTGGAACGACTTCGGTGTTGACTCCATGGCCGGAGGCTGGGACTACATCGAGCCCGTGCTTTTCAGCACTGCGGCGGCCATGGCCATCAAGGAGCTCCACGACGACGTGGAGGAGGTGGCGGACGTCTTCGCCCACTTCCACGAATGGATGTCCGGGGCGGGCGTGCTCTACCTGAAGAAACACGCCCCCGGCGTCAGCACCGTGCTGACCACCCACGCCACCATGCTCGGCAGGGCCATGTCCGGCTCGGGCGTGGACATCTACGAACGGCTGGAGGAGATCGAGCCCTCCCAGGAGGCCAAAGTCTTCGGCGTCTCGGCCAAGCACTCCATGGAGTCGGTCTCGGCGCGCGAGGCGGACTGCTTCACCACGGTCTCCAACATCACCAGGCGGGAGGCCTCCAACCTGCTGGGCACCAACCCCGCCGTGGTCACGGTCAACGGCTTCAACCTGGAAGGATTCGCCGAGCCCTCGGCCATGGCCAAGACGCGCGAGATCGCCAGGAAACGTCTTCTGGACCTGGCTTCCCGTTTCCTCGAACGAGATCTTGATCCGAAGAAGACGCTCCTGGTGGCCACCAGCGGACGCTATGAATTTCATAACAAGGGCATCGACCTGCTCATCGACAGTATGGGCGACATTGACGGTGAACTGGCAGGAAGCGGCACCACTGTGGTCACTTTCCTCCTGGTCACCTGCGGCTATGCTGGGCTCAGCGACGCGGCCCGTCGGAGAATGCCAAAGGAGAACTACAGCCTGCAGAAATACGCAGGCATCGCCACCCACCACCTGGGCGACGCCGAACAGGACCCCATCATCCGCCGCTGCCGCGAACGCGGCCTGAACAACACCCCGGATAACGGATGCTGCGCCATCTTCATCCCGGTCTACCTGGACGGCAACGACGGCGTGCTCAACCTGGAATACTACGACGCCCTGGCTGGCATGGACCTGACCGTGTTCCCGTCCTTCTACGAACCATGGGGGTACACGCCCATGGAGAGCGCGGCCTTTGCCGTTCCCACGGTGACCTCGGACCGGGCCGGATTCGGCCAGTGGGTCATGGAGAAACACCCCGAAGGGCACCCCGGCGTGCACGTGCTCGACCGGCTGGACGACGACTACGACACGGCCCGCGCCAACCTGTCGAAATTCCTCAGGCAGTTTACGGGGTGGTCCGACGACGAACGCGCCTACCGCAGCGCCGAAGCGCGCAGGATCGCCGAAGAGGCTACCTGGGAACACTTCTACCCTCGCTATATCGAGGCCTATGAGCGGGCCGCCGGAATCCGCACCGAGAGGGTGGCGGGCGTCCAGCGCATGGCTGCCGCGCCGGGCCAGGAGATCAGCTTCACCGGCGTCAACACAACCCAGCCCAGGCTCCGCGCCTTCACCGTGATCACAGAGCTGCCCCAAGCCCTGGCCCGCCTGCGGGAGGTGGCCAACAACCTCTGGTGGGTCTGGCACCGGGACGCCCAGGAACTCTTCGAATGGATCGACGAGGACAAGTGGCGGAAATGCGGACACAACCCGGTACTGTTCCTGGATACCATGGACCGCGATCGGCTTAACCACCTGGCCGGAGACATCGAATTCATGGCCAGGTTCTCCAGTATCCTCGAACGGTTCGACGCCTACATGGAAGAGAAGGAAAGGGCCAACACCCAAGGCATCACCTGGGACAACCCCATCTCCTACTTCTCCATGGAGTTCGGTCTGCACGAGTCCATCCCGGTCTACTCCGGCGGACTCGGCCTGCTGGCGGGCGACCATATCAAGTCGGCCAGCGACCTGAACCTGCCCTTCGTGGGCATCTCCCTGCTGTACAAGAACGGCTACTTCCACCAGCGCATCAACGGCAACGGCGACCAGGTGGTGGAATACCGGGAGAACGACTTCGCCACCATGCCCATCACCCCGCTGCACAACGGCGAGACCGAAAAGATTCTGATCAGCGTGGACCTGCCCGGACGGCATGTCTTCGCGCAGATATGGGAAGTCCATGTGGGGCGGGCCACGCTCTACCTGCTGGACACCGACGTGGTGGAGAACTCCCGCTCGGACCGGGACATTTCATCCCGGCTGTACGAACCTTCATCCAAGGGGCGCATCGAACAGGAGATCATCCTCGGCGTGGGCGGCGTGCGCCTGCTCAAGGCGCTGGACATCGACCCGTCCATCTATCACCTGAACGAAGGCCACTCGGCCTTCCTGCTCTTCGAACGCATCCGCCAGTTGATGCTCCTGGAAGGCCTGGACTTCGCCTCGGCCAAGGAGGTGGTCCGAGGCTCCACGGTCTTCACAATGCACACCCCGGTCCCGGCAGGGAACGAACGCTTCGAGAAATCCCTGGTGGAAAACTACTTCCGCAACTATGCCGAAGAGATGGGTGTCCCATGGGACTCACTCTGGAACCTTGGGCATATCTACGCGGAAGAAGCGGACCACCTGAACATGACCGTTCTCGCCCTCCAGCTCTCCTGCATCCGCAACGGCGTCAGCAAACTGCACGGCGACGTATCGCGGCGTATGTGGATGGACCTGTGGCGGGGCTTCCTGCTCGGTGAAATCCCCATAGGCCACGTCACCAACGGCGTACACATAACCTCCTGGCTGGACGAGCGAATCCGCCACGACATCGAGTCCTCCTGCAACATAAGCGTCCACCGCCACCTGTTGGAAGGCGACGGCTGGGACTGCCTGGACGCCGTGGACGAACGCCGCCTCTGGGATACTCACGTGGCTCTAAAGCACCGCCTCTACGACGAAGTGGCCAGGTCCATCTCCGACCAGTGGATCAGGGAGGGAGAACCCCCCAACCGGTTGAGCGCCTTTCTCGCCGCGCTCAACCCGGATCACCTGACCCTGTGCTTCGCCAGGCGCTGCACCGCCTACAAACGGCCCACCCTGCTCTTCCACAACCTCCAGCGGGCCAAGGAGATACTTTGCAACCCGGAAAAGCCGGTGAACATCATCTTCGCGGGCAAGGCCCACCCGGCGGACACCATCGGCTCAAGCTACATCAACCTCATCTGCCGCCTGGCCAAACAGGACGACTTCCTGGGCCGGGTCATTTTCCTGGAGGGCTACGACATCCGGTTGGCCCGCCTGCTGGTTTCCGGCGCGGACGTATGGCTGAACAACCCCACCCGGCTCATGGAGGCGAGCGGCACCAGCGGCATGAAGGCCGCAGTCAACGGTGTGCCCAACTGCTCCATTCTGGACGGCTGGTGGGATGAGGCCTTCGATGGCCACAACGGCTGGGCCGTAGGCAGCGGACTGGTATACGAAAACCAGGTGAATCAGGACATCGTGGACGCGGACAACCTTTACGCGTCCCTGGAGACCGAAGTGGTGCCAGCATTCTACGAACGGGGCGGCGACGGCGTACCCCATGCCTGGCTGGAGCGCATGAAGGCGTCCATGAAGACCGGTTTCAACCAGTACGGCACCCACCGTATGGTCCGTAACTACATCGACGACCTCTATCTCCCGGCCATGGATCTGACAGCACGGCGCAACAGGCAGGGCTATGCCCTGGCCCAGGAGCTGGGCGACTGGCAGAAGCGCCTCCCGGGCCGATTCGCCACCGTGACCATCAAGGAGGTCCAGGTGGAGGGCATTCGGGGCAACGTCTTCAAGCTGGGCGGCACCCTGACCCTCAAGGTCAAGATCGACAAGGGCCAGATGCTGGAGGAGGAACTCCTCGTTGAGTTGGTGGCCGCCACCCAGGATGAGGAACGAATTGTAGACTGCGTGTCCATGCACTTGAAGCACACCGAGGGAAATACGCTGGAGTTCAGCACGGACTACACGCCCCACGTCTCCGGCCCCCTGCGCTACGGCGTCCGCGTCATCCCCATGCACCCAGGCCTGGTGGGCAAATGCGAACCCCGCCTGGTCCGTTGGAGCTGA